The genomic region GAGAAGTGGTCGATCTCCTACGACAAGCGCTGCGTGGACTACGCCCGGGACCTGTTCGACGCGACCGTGCCGTTCGAGGAGCAGCGCAAGCTGCCCTACGACAACGCGCTGGAGCTGGGCTGCGGCAGCGGGTTCTTCCTGCTCAACCTCATGCAGGCCGGGGTGGCGCGGCGCGGATCGGTGACCGACCTGTCGCCGGGCATGGTCAAGGTGGCGGTGCGCAACGGGCAGAACCTCGGGCTGGAGGTCGACGGCCGGGTCGCCGACGCCGAGGGCATCCCGTACGACGACAACACCTTCGATCTGGTGGTCGGGCACGCGGTGCTGCACCACATCCCCGACGTCGAGCTGTCGCTGCGCGAGGTGGTCCGGGTGCTCAAGCCCGGCGGCCGGTTCGTGTTCGCCGGTGAGCCCACCAACGCCGGCGAGAACTACGCGCGTCCGCTGTCGACGCTGACCTGGAAGGCGGTCACGAACGTGACCCGGCTGCCCGGGCTGCAGGGCTGGCGCCGTCCGCAGGCCGAGCTCGACGAGTCGTCGCGTGCGGCCGCGCTGGAGGCCGTCGTCGACCTGCACACGTTCAGCCCGGGCGACCTCGAGCGCATGGCCCGCAACGCCGGCGCGGTCGAGGTGTCCACGGCCACCACGGAATTCACCGCCGCGATGCTCGGCTGGCCGCTGCGCACGCTGGAGGCGGCGGTGCCGCCGGGCAAACTGGGTTGGGGTTACGCGAAGTTCGCGTTCAAGAGCTGGATCACGCTCAGCTGGATCGACGCCAACCTGTGGAG from Mycolicibacterium phlei harbors:
- a CDS encoding class I SAM-dependent methyltransferase, which codes for MSTDPAPEPNPHATAEQVEAARHDTKLAQVLYHDWEAETYDEKWSISYDKRCVDYARDLFDATVPFEEQRKLPYDNALELGCGSGFFLLNLMQAGVARRGSVTDLSPGMVKVAVRNGQNLGLEVDGRVADAEGIPYDDNTFDLVVGHAVLHHIPDVELSLREVVRVLKPGGRFVFAGEPTNAGENYARPLSTLTWKAVTNVTRLPGLQGWRRPQAELDESSRAAALEAVVDLHTFSPGDLERMARNAGAVEVSTATTEFTAAMLGWPLRTLEAAVPPGKLGWGYAKFAFKSWITLSWIDANLWSLVVPKSWYYNVMITGVKPS